In the Gossypium arboreum isolate Shixiya-1 chromosome 10, ASM2569848v2, whole genome shotgun sequence genome, one interval contains:
- the LOC108489271 gene encoding CBL-interacting serine/threonine-protein kinase 9-like, with protein MRRHKEDGLLHTACGTPNYVAPEVLKDKGYDGTSSDIWSCGVILFVLMAGYLPFDEPSLIGLFKKIWEASFSCPSWFLSGARNLIKRILDPNPLTV; from the exons ATGCGCAGACACAAG GAGGATGGGTTGCTTCACACTGCTTGCGGGACTCCAAATTATGTTGCTCCGGAG gtgCTCAAAGATAAAGGTTATGATGGTACATCATCTGATATTTGGTCTTGCGGAGTTATTCTCTTTGTTCTCATGGCTGGTTATTTGCCTTTTGATGAGCCAAGCCTTATAGGCTTGTTTAAGAAA ATCTGGGAGGCTTCTTTCAGCTGTCCATCATGGTTTTTATCTGGTGCTAGGAATTTGATTAAGCGTATTCTTGATCCAAACCCTCTTAC CGTTTAA